DNA sequence from the Gordonia polyisoprenivorans genome:
CTGTGGCGCGCGGTCGTCCGGGTGAACGATGAATAGCCCGCGCAACAGCGGATTTCGAGACGGGGCAGGACGATTTCACGCAACCTATGACATTGGTCACATCTCTTCTGCTAATGTTCTTCCGCTTCCAGATTGTGCGAAACCTGAGAGCAAGCTATATTTTTCGTACATGTCCGAAGCGTCATGACGCTTTCGCGGAAAATTGAGATCACTTTGCAGGGACATCGGCGTATGGGAATGGGCTAGTTGCCTACGCTTGTCCCCAGTTCAACACGACAGAAGGTGCGCACTGTGTGTACTGTCAGCGCGTTCGGTTGGACTTTTCGGGGGAAGTCGTGACCGCTAATCGCGATCTGAGGATTGGTCGTCGGCCGCTGGGAGCGGGCGACGACAGTGACGTCCGCACGCCACAGTCATGGGTGCTCGGCTACCTGCGTACTGTCGCCTGGGGTGACTTTGCCATCGTGGTCGCATCGATCGTGGTGGCCCAGCTGGTGCGGTTCGGCTCCGACGATCCCCTGGAAGCCAACGGCGAGTTGGGTATTCCCGCCGCGCTTGTTTCGGTGGTGCTCGCAGCCGCGTGGCTGGCAGCGCTTCGCGTGTTCCACACGCTCGATCGTCGGGTCATTGGTTCGGGACCCGACGAGTACAGCCGGGTCGTCACCGCGTGTTTGTCGGTGTTCGGCGTGCTGGCCATGGTGGACCTCTTGTTCCGGCTTAACATCGCACGCGGTTTCCTCCTGATTGCGCTGCCGGTGGGCACCCTCAGCCTTGTCGCAGCACGCTGGTACTGGCGAAAGCGACTCACACGTCAGCGCCAACGGGCACGCCACCTAGAGAAACTGCTCGTGGTCGGCTCGGTCGGAGCGTCCGCTCCCTTGGTCAAGAGACTGCTGAACACACCCACCCTGGGTTACGACGTAATGGGTGTGTGCCTGCCGCCCAGTAGGAGGGGCACACCCGAGGAACTGCGCATCGACGACCGCCATGTCCCCGTGTTCGGCGACTTCGACGATGTGACGTTGGCGGTCAAACACACTGGCGCGACCACCGTCGCGGTGACCTCCACCGAGGCGCTGGGACATCAAGCGATGCAGGACTTGTCGTGGGACCTCGAGGGCATGAACGTGGAGATGCTCGTTTCGCCCGGAGTCACCGATGTGGCCGGCCCGCGCATGATGGTCCGACCTGTCGCTGGCTTGCCGTTGCTCCATATCGACAAGCCTCGGTACGAGGGTGCCAACCGGTTCCGAAAGGCTGCACTCGACAGGGTGGGGGCACTCACCGCGTTGCTGCTGCTTGCGCCGATCATGGTCGCCGTCGCCGTCGCCGTCAAAGTCGACTCCGCCGGCCCGATCTTCTACCGAGCTATCCGTATCGGGCTGAACAACAAGCCGTTCGAGATGTGGAAGTTCCGCTCGATGCTGCAGGACGCCGACAAGCGCAAGCACGAACTGGCACACCTCGACGAGGGGGCAGGTGTGCTGTTCAAGATGCGCGACGATCCGCGCGTGACAAGAGTGGGCCAGTTCATCCGGCGCTACAGCCTTGATGAGCTTCCCCAGCTCTTCAACGTCGTGACGGGAAGCATGAGCCTCGTCGGGCC
Encoded proteins:
- a CDS encoding sugar transferase, giving the protein MTANRDLRIGRRPLGAGDDSDVRTPQSWVLGYLRTVAWGDFAIVVASIVVAQLVRFGSDDPLEANGELGIPAALVSVVLAAAWLAALRVFHTLDRRVIGSGPDEYSRVVTACLSVFGVLAMVDLLFRLNIARGFLLIALPVGTLSLVAARWYWRKRLTRQRQRARHLEKLLVVGSVGASAPLVKRLLNTPTLGYDVMGVCLPPSRRGTPEELRIDDRHVPVFGDFDDVTLAVKHTGATTVAVTSTEALGHQAMQDLSWDLEGMNVEMLVSPGVTDVAGPRMMVRPVAGLPLLHIDKPRYEGANRFRKAALDRVGALTALLLLAPIMVAVAVAVKVDSAGPIFYRAIRIGLNNKPFEMWKFRSMLQDADKRKHELAHLDEGAGVLFKMRDDPRVTRVGQFIRRYSLDELPQLFNVVTGSMSLVGPRPPLPDEVEKYDGRVARRMLVKPGITGLWQVSGRSDLSWEESVRLDLSYVENWSIMQDIAILVRTIRATANKTGAY